TCCGCGCGCGGCAGCAGCGGAACATCCTGGCGACGCTGTTCCTGTCGCAGGGCACGCCGATGCTGGCGCACGGCGACGAGATCGGGCGTACGCAACAGGGCAACAACAACGTCTACTGCCAGGACTCCGAGTTGTCCTGGATGGACTGGACTCTCGCCGAGGAGAACGCCGACCTGCTGGAGTTCACCCGCAAGGCCATCGCGCTGCGCACCCGGCATCCGGTCTTCCGGCGACGAAAGTTCTTCGGCGGGAAGCCGATCAGGTGGGGCGACCAGGCACTCGACATCGCCTGGCTCACGCCGGCCGGCCAGGAGATGACCGCCGAGGACTGGGACAGCGGGTTCGGCAAGAGCCTCGCCGTGTTCCTCAACGGAAACGGACTGGGCGAGAAGGACGAACGTGGCGAACTGGTCGTCGACGACTCCTTCTTCATCTGCTTCAACGCCCACTACGAGGACCTGGACTTCACGCTCCCGCCGACGTGGTACGGCAACGAGTGGGTCGGCGAACTGGACACGACGCATCCCGTGGGGGACAGCGAGCTGACGGCCGCCGCCGGTGAGTCGGTGACCGTCGGCGCCCGCTCCGTCCTGGTCCTGCGAAAGACCTCGTGACTCCCATGGGCAATCGTCCGACCCCGCGCGCGACGTACCGGCTCCAACTACACGGCGACTTCGGATTCGCCGATGCCACAGCACAGCTCGACCACCTCGCCGAGTTGGGGATCAGCCACGTCTACCTCTCCCCGATCGGCACGGCGTCGGCCGGGTCGACGCACGGCTACGACTGGTTGCCGCCGCCGGCGGTCTCCGCCGTGCTGGGCGGGATCGACGGGCTGCGGGAACTGCGTTCCGCCGCCGCCGAACGCGGTCTGGGTCTGATCATCGACATCGTCCCGAACCACACCGGAGTCGCCGATGCACTCGCCAACCCGTGGTTCGCCGACCTGCTCCGCCACGGGCCCGGATCGGCGTACGCGCACTATTTCGACGCCGACTTCAGCGACGACAACGGTGCCGACGGAAAGCTGGCCCTGCCGATCGTCGCCGCCGATGGGGACTTGAGCCCGCTCGAGATCGACGAGCACGGGAATCTGCGGTACTACGATCACGCGTTCCCGATCGCCCCCGGCACCGCGGGAGACATTCGGCCCGCTCGCTCCGCTCCCGGCGCCGGGGACACTCGGCCCGCTCGCTCCGCTCCCGGCGCCGGGGACACTCGGCCCGCTCGCTCCGCTCCCGGCGCCGGCGGCACACCGGGTGAGATCCACTCCCGCCAGCACTATCGGCTCGTGCCGTGGAACAGCGGCCTGATCGGCTACCGGCGGTTCTTCACGGTCAACGAACTCGCCGGTCTGCGCCAGGAGGACCCGGAGGTCTACGACGCGACGCACCACTGGCTGCGTGAGTTGCTCGACGCCGACCTCATCGACGGTGTGCGCGTGGATCATCCGGACGGTCTGTGGGACCCCCAGGATTATCTGCGCCGATTGCGAGCGGACGTGGGCGACGACCGTCTCCTCTACATCGAGAAGATCCTGGCGCCGGATGAGCCCCTCGAACCGACACTGCCGGTCGAGGGCACCACCGGGTACGACCACATGCGCGTGATCGATGCCGTGTTCGTGGCGCCGGCCGGCGTCGCCCAGCTCACCGAGCTACACGAACGGATCACCGGCGAGAGCGGTGACGCGCGGTGGGTGGAGGCCGCCGAGCACGATCGCAAACTCCGCACCGTGCGGGAGTCGTTCCCGGCGGAGCTCAGACGTCTCGTGCGCGCCGTCACCACGCGCGTCGAGGGATCACCGGCCTCGGATCCGGACGTGATCGCCACCGCCTGCGCCGAACTGATCGCCGCGCTCGGGGTCTACCGGGCGGACTACCCGTCGTTGCGTCCACGTCTACTCGCCGTCGCCACCGGGATCGCCGAGGCGAAACCCGAACTGCGTGCCGCGATCGACCTCATCGTGCGGGAGACGGCGGTGCCCGGCGAGGCGACATCGAGGCTGGCGCAGACCTGCGGAGCGGTGACCGCGAAGAGCGTCGAGGACAGCTTGTTCTACCGGACGGCCCGGCTCGTCTCCGCCCAGGAGGTCGGTGGCGATCCCGCGAATCCCGTCATGTCGCTGGCCGATTTCCACGAGCACAACGCCGAGCGCGCCGCGCGGTGGCCGCTGGCCATGACGGCCACGTCGACGCACGACACCAAACGCGGTGAGGACGTGCGCGCGCGGATCGCGGTGCTCGCCCAGATCCCCGACCGCTGGTCCCAGCTCGTCGAGGAGGTCTGGCGCGAGACCGACGTGCCGGATGACCTGACCGGCTATTTTCTGCTGCAGAACATCGTCGGGGTCTGGCCCACCGAGGACCCGGTCACCGATGAGTTGCGGGGCCGGTTGATCGAGTACGCCCGTAAGGCGACTCGCGAGGCCGGTCTGCGCACCACGTGGACCGAGGTGAACGAGGAGTTCGAGGCCGCGGTCGAGACCTGGATCGGCCAGGTCACCAGCGGGGACGTCGCATCCTCGGTCGCCGAACTCGTCGACCGCATCGGACCGGCGTGGGAGCAGGAAGCGCTGGCGCGCAAGGCGATCGCGATCCTCGGGCCCGGGGTCCCCGACATCTATCAGGGCACCGAGTGGTGGGAGGACTCCCTCGTCGATCCCGACAATCGACGACCGGTCGACTTCGGCCGGTCGACCGAGCACCCGAAGACCCGACTCGTCCAGGCAGCTCTCCGTGCCCGGGCCGCGCATCCCGATGCGTTCGCCGTTGCGGGCACCTATCAGCGACTGACCGCCGACGGGCCCGCCGCCGACCACACCATCGCGTTCGTGCGAGGCACCGGCGACACCCCCTCGGTCGTCGTGGTGACCGCCCGGTTCACCCACAGCCTCGACCACGATGCCGCGGCCGCGACGTCGATCGCCCTGCCCCCGGGGTTCCGGTGGCGCGACGACCGAACAGGGTCGGTGTACGAGGGATCGGTCGACCTCGCCTCGGCCCGTGCCGAACACCCCGTGGCGATACTCGTCCGAACGTGACGCCCACCCACCACTGATAGACGAGCGCGCCCCCGAATCGGTGGCGCGCTCGTCCATTGCCGGTGAGTGTGTCGGCCCGGATCAGCCGCCGGGTGCGGGTGCCGGCGCGGGCTGCGGTGCCGGCGACGGCTGGGGTGCCGGCGCACCTGCGGCGCCGGGCAGCGACTGCGACGGATCGATCTGACCGCTGGGGCTCCCCGGCGGACCGTCGACCTCGGACACCAGCCACTTGCCGTCTTCCTTGCTGAGGTCCAAGCGGAAGACCATCAGGCTGGTACCGCCGCTGGGCAACTTGACGCTGCGGCCGGTCACCTCCGCCATCACCACGGTCTTGGCGGTGTCGGCATCGACGGTCTCGACGGCAACCACGCTGATCGTCGAGGACACCTCGATGTTCAGGGACTCCACATTGGCCTCGGTGTCGGCCCGTTCCTGCTCGAGGCGGTTGCGCAACTCCCCCGTCGACAGCGGACCCAGCAGTTCCTTCGAGTTGCCCGCGTTGTCGGCGTTGAGTGTCGTCACGAGCTTCGTGACGAAGTCCGCCGAGGCCGCCTTGGAATCGGCGAACGCGTCGGCCTCCCGCTGGAGGTCGTAGGCGCGCCAGCCGAAGAACGCCACCAGCGCGATGAGCGCGACCGCGACGATGGCGGCGAGAACCTTCTTGATCCCGCCGCCGGTGACCGTGAACGAGATCTCGCGGCGATCCGAACCCGCCTTCGATGATGCTGCCGGCGACGGGTCACCCGCGGCATCGGAGGCGTCGGCACCGTCGGTCTCGGACGTGCTCGCCGCCGTGCCGGTTCCGCTCCGTCGAGCCGACTTCCCCCGCGGCGTCGCCGCGGTCCCGGCGTCGTTCGTGTCCTCCGCGCTCGTCGCCCCATCGGTGTGATCGGCTGCGACATCCCCGCTCTCGGGCGACGTGCTGTCGGCCTTCTCGTCCGTCGGATTCACGTCGGTATCAGTACGATCTGGGTCATTCCGGTCAGTCATCTACAGGTCACACAACTTGTCTGTCGTCGTCGAGTGGCCGTCAGTCGTCGAGCGGCCCATCACTTGTCGAGCGGAACGGTACGGGCGTTCGGGTCGTAACCCGGCGGCGGTCCCGCGGTGTCGTCGCCCGGTGGCCGCGGCGCATTGGCCGAGCCACGGATCTGCTGACGCGGATCCTCGGTCACACAGTACAGATTGGTCGGGATGGTCAGCTCGAGGATCTGCGTCGGCCGCCGCGGCGTCACCGGGTAGTTGCAGCTCGGACGCGGGTACACCGACCCGAAGGCCCACCACGCACCGTCGTGGAACATGGTGAGGCTCTTGACACTGGCATCGCGGATCGCGGGGAACAGCGTCGCGAGCGCCGGCGCCCGCAACGCACCCTGCTCGGCGATGTCGACGAATTGCTTCGTCACATCGGTGATCGGATCCGTCAACTGGTTGATCGACCCGGCCAGGCTCGTGAACTGCGAGGGACCCCGGTCGAGGAGCTCACGGAGTTCCTGGTCGGAGGCAGCCGCCGAGTTGACCAGCGAGCTCAACCCCGCCACCGTCGTGCCGAGGTCGGGCTGGATCTGTGCCGTGGTCTTGAAGATGGTCCCCGCGTTCTGGATGAACTTGGTGGTCTCCGGCAGCGCGGTGTACAGCTTCGCGAAGATCGTGCCACCGGAGTCGAAGATGACGGACAGGTCGTTCGTGCCGTCCTCGTCGTAGAGAGCGATCTTCAGATTGTCCACGGCGGAACGGAGTTTCGCCGGATCGATCTGGTTGATCAGTTCCAGCGAGGACTCGAGCAGTTGCGAGAACGGCACGGTGACCTCGGTCTGGTCGGCCCGGATGACGTCCCCGTCCTCCAGGTAGGGACCGTCGGACGTGTCCGGCTGGAAATCGACGTACTGCTCGCCCGCAGCCGACAGACCCAGTGCCGCAACGGTGGTGTCGCGGTTGATCTTGTACCGGTCCTCGACCGTGACGACGACCTCCACCGAATCCGGTTGCACCCGAACGGTGTCGACGTCGCCGATGCGCGCGCCGCGCAGTGTGACCCCGGACGTCTCCTGCAGACCGCCGGAGACCGGGAACTGGATGGTGAGCTTGTACTTGTCGGCGAACGGCTGCCACCGCAGGATGCCCAGGGCGAGATAGCTGAGTCCGACGACCATGACCAGTACCAGGGCGATGTTGCCCACGAGTACCGAATTCCGGCGTAGGACACCGAATATGCCGCTCATCCGCAACACCCCCTCGTCCCCGTGATCCGCGCCAGCAGACGGGTCAGTGTCTGCTGCAACGCCGCCGAACCCTCGTCCACGTCCTGGATCTCGGGCAGTCTGCTCGCCGAGTCGAAGCCGACACCCGGGCTGAGCCAGTAGACCTTCGACGACACCGCCGCCGCGCTACCCGGTGTGGACTTGACCCACTTCGGCGTGAGCTCGTGCAGGTTGTCGGCCAGTGATCCGAGCGGACCCGCGGCCTGCCGGAGCCCGGCCAGCACCGTCGACAGATGGCCCAGCATCTCGACCAGGTTGTCCTGATCGCTGTCGAGGAAGTCGTTGGTGGCCGCGGTGACCTGCTGGGTCTTGTCCAGGGTGGTCAGGATCGTGGCGATCTGCCCGTTCAGCGACTCGAGCGCCGGACCCAATTTGTTGATCGACGCCATGATCTGCGCACGCCCGTCGGCGAGCTGACCGCTGAGCACCCGCGTGGCGGCCAGCGAGCGATCGACCGCCGCCGAACTCTGGTTCAGCTTCCGGATGCCGGTGGTCAGGCCCCGGATGGCGCCGTTGAGATCCGACGGGTTCGTCGCGACCGCGCTGCTCAGCTCGGTGAGGATGATCGTCAACGAGTTCAGCGAACCGCTGTCCACGACCCCGCTCATGCTGATCAGCAGATCCTCGACCGTCGCCGCGGCCGACGTCGGACCGGTGAGCGTGTCCCCGTCCACCATCAGACCGTCGCGCGCCTCGATCGGCGGCAGCAGGGCGACGAAGACGTCGCCCAGCGGTGTGGCCTGGCGGAGTTCGGCGCCGGTCCCGACCGGGAGCTTGGTCTTCTTGCTGACCTGCATGGTCACCACTGCGGTGTAGTCCTTGGCGACGAGGTCGGTGACCTGTCCGACATCGGTTCCGTTCAGCTTCACCTTCGCCTGCGCCGGCAGGTTGAGCGCGTTGGCGAAGTTCGCGGTGATCGTGATCGAGTCACCGATGCCGCCCGGTGCGGGCAGCGGGATCTGCTCCACCGTGAGACTCGGGAGGAGTCCGCAACCGGTGAGCCCCATGAGCGCCGCGAGCAGCACCGCCATGACTCCGCCTCGGCGGACCCGGCCGTGGGATCGCGCCGGGCGCCCGGGACCGTCCGAACGGCTCAGCGAATCCATTGTGGCCGTTCTCATTTCGTCAGCTCCAGCATCGCCGAGTAGATACCGAGGTCGGGACCGAAGTCCTTGAGCTTGCCCGTGCGGCAACCGTCCTTCTGCAGGTTGATCGCCTCACAGAACTCGGCGAGGAGTTCGTTGTCGAGGAGCGTCTTGTCGAGCAGCACCTGCGTGCGCCACGCGCCCTGTTCGGCCGAGATCGAGTTGCTCAGGTTCTGGAAGAGCAGCGGGCCGACGTCGACCGTCTCGACGACCTGCCGCGAGTAGTCCCCGAGATTGGCGGTCAGCGCGGCGAGCCGGTCGAACGACACCGACATGGTGTTGGTGTTGTTCTGCAGGAACACGGTGGTGTTCTGCAGCGTCTGATTCAGGTTGGCCAGGGTGGCGAGCAGACCGGGCGCCTGGTCTCCCAGCAGCTGCGACACCTGGTTGACCGACTCGGAGAACGCCGTCATCTTCGGATAGTTCTGCACCAGGGTGGTGGTCAGACCCTCGATGGTCTCGAGGATGTCGACGAGGGCATCGCTGTTGCCCGCCACCACATCGGACGCCCCGCCGAGTTCGTCGAGCGCCGCGCGGATCTCCTCGCCGTTGCCGGTGGCGATGCCGGAGGTGATGTCGATCATCTCCGCGAGAGGGCCGGGTCCTTCTCCTCACCCTTGAGGGCCACCACCAGACCGTCGATGGCGTCGAACAGCTCGCCGACCGACACCGGGGCCTTCGTCTCTTTCAGGACCGAGCCGTCCTCGAGCTTCGGTCCGCCGTCGTAGGCGGGCGACAACTCGATATGGCGGGTGGTGACGATCGAAGTGTTGACGATCGCCGCCGTGGCGTCGGCCGGGACGGGGACGTCGCTGTCGATCGTCATGGTCACCTTGACGCGCTCGCCCTGCGGCTCCACCGCGGTGACCTGACCGACCGGCATGCCGAGGACCGCGACGTCGTTGCTGACGTAGAGCCCGGCGACGTTGTCAAAGTAGGCCGTGACCTCGATGGCCTGTCCGAGCGCCGCCTTCCAACTCCCCGGGATCATCGAGCAACCGGAGAGCCCCAGGATGCCGAGCAGCGCGACCCCGACCAGCAGGATCGGGCGGCGGAGTCCATGGGCGTGCATCGTCGTACCTGCCGTCCTGTCCGGGCTCATCGTTTCCGGGCTCAGCATCCGTCCACCACCCGGGCCAGGCACAGCCAGTTGTCGGGGAAGATGCCCCACGGCAGATAGCCGTTCGCGTAGGGCCCGTCGCCGATGACGTTGTTGGTCAGGCGCGCGGTGACCGGGAGGATCTCCAGCAATTTGCGGAGGTTGTTGCGGTTCTTCTCCAGACCCTGGGTGATCGTGTTCAGGTTGGCCATGATGGGCGCGAACTGGTTGGCGTTCTCGCCGGCCACCGCGGTCGCCTGCTCGGTGAGTTCGGCGATGCCGTCGAGCATCCGGGTGACCAGTTCTTCACGCGCAACGATTTTCTGGGTCAGGTCGCGTCCCTGACCCACGATCACGGCGAGCTGGGCCTGATTGTCGTTGACGATGTTGGTGATCGTCTTGGTGTCGGCGATCAATTGGTTGATCTGGTCCTTGCGATTCGTGATGACCTTCGACATCTGGGTGAGCGCCTCGAAGGTCGGCTCGGTGATCGCCGGTACGCCGGCGAGCTGCCGGTTGAGGGTGCGGATGCTCTCGGAGAGCGTCCGGTCGTCGATCCCGGTCAGGATCGGCGCGCCCGCCTCGATGGTGCGCTGGAGATCGTAGGGCACGGCGGTCTTCGCGATGTGCCCGTCGGGTGCATCCTCCGGCGAATCTCCCAGCGACACATCGATGTAGCGCTGACCCAGCAACGTCGACATCTTGATCTCGGCGGAACCGTTGGACGTCACCCGGACGTCGCTGTCGACCTTCATGGTGATGGCGACGTGCTGTCCGGCGAGTTCGGTGTCGGTGACCTCACCGACGTCGATACCGGCGACGCGGACCTTGTCCCCCGGCCGGATACCGCCGGCCTGGGCGAAGTCGCCGGTGAGGGTCTTCTTGCCCAGATGCGCAGTCGCGAGAGCGGTCACGCCGAGCAACAGGGCGACGATGACCACGGCGCCGATCACGCCGAACCACACGCGCCGGTTGTCACGGAAACTCCTGCGGAACCAGCTCATCGGCACACCACCGAGTGATTCGTGCCGCCGATCTTGTTGAAGATCCCGGGCGGTAGCAGGACGTCGCCGATCGCGACGTCGAGATCACATGCATAGATGTTCAAGTAAGCGCCCTCACCGAGCACGAGCGGGAAATGACCGAGGAAGATCGGCGCGTCGACCGCCATCCGATCGAGTTTGGCGCCATTGCTGATCAGGGTGTTGGTCGCGATCCGGCCGTCCGTCGCGGCGTCGGCGAGACTCTGTCGGCTCTCACTCAGCACGTCGGCGAATCCGCTTGCGGTGCGGCCGATGTCGGTCACCGCACTGCCGAACGCCGCGGAGTTCGAGTTGAGGTTTGCGATCAGCGCCGACATCGACTCGATGACGGTGCCCAGCTGACCGCCCTGGCGCGACAGGTCGCGCATGACCGCACTCAGGTTGTTGAT
The genomic region above belongs to Gordonia hongkongensis and contains:
- the treY gene encoding malto-oligosyltrehalose synthase, encoding MGNRPTPRATYRLQLHGDFGFADATAQLDHLAELGISHVYLSPIGTASAGSTHGYDWLPPPAVSAVLGGIDGLRELRSAAAERGLGLIIDIVPNHTGVADALANPWFADLLRHGPGSAYAHYFDADFSDDNGADGKLALPIVAADGDLSPLEIDEHGNLRYYDHAFPIAPGTAGDIRPARSAPGAGDTRPARSAPGAGDTRPARSAPGAGGTPGEIHSRQHYRLVPWNSGLIGYRRFFTVNELAGLRQEDPEVYDATHHWLRELLDADLIDGVRVDHPDGLWDPQDYLRRLRADVGDDRLLYIEKILAPDEPLEPTLPVEGTTGYDHMRVIDAVFVAPAGVAQLTELHERITGESGDARWVEAAEHDRKLRTVRESFPAELRRLVRAVTTRVEGSPASDPDVIATACAELIAALGVYRADYPSLRPRLLAVATGIAEAKPELRAAIDLIVRETAVPGEATSRLAQTCGAVTAKSVEDSLFYRTARLVSAQEVGGDPANPVMSLADFHEHNAERAARWPLAMTATSTHDTKRGEDVRARIAVLAQIPDRWSQLVEEVWRETDVPDDLTGYFLLQNIVGVWPTEDPVTDELRGRLIEYARKATREAGLRTTWTEVNEEFEAAVETWIGQVTSGDVASSVAELVDRIGPAWEQEALARKAIAILGPGVPDIYQGTEWWEDSLVDPDNRRPVDFGRSTEHPKTRLVQAALRARAAHPDAFAVAGTYQRLTADGPAADHTIAFVRGTGDTPSVVVVTARFTHSLDHDAAAATSIALPPGFRWRDDRTGSVYEGSVDLASARAEHPVAILVRT
- a CDS encoding MlaD family protein, with translation MDSLSRSDGPGRPARSHGRVRRGGVMAVLLAALMGLTGCGLLPSLTVEQIPLPAPGGIGDSITITANFANALNLPAQAKVKLNGTDVGQVTDLVAKDYTAVVTMQVSKKTKLPVGTGAELRQATPLGDVFVALLPPIEARDGLMVDGDTLTGPTSAAATVEDLLISMSGVVDSGSLNSLTIILTELSSAVATNPSDLNGAIRGLTTGIRKLNQSSAAVDRSLAATRVLSGQLADGRAQIMASINKLGPALESLNGQIATILTTLDKTQQVTAATNDFLDSDQDNLVEMLGHLSTVLAGLRQAAGPLGSLADNLHELTPKWVKSTPGSAAAVSSKVYWLSPGVGFDSASRLPEIQDVDEGSAALQQTLTRLLARITGTRGCCG
- a CDS encoding MlaD family protein gives rise to the protein MSGIFGVLRRNSVLVGNIALVLVMVVGLSYLALGILRWQPFADKYKLTIQFPVSGGLQETSGVTLRGARIGDVDTVRVQPDSVEVVVTVEDRYKINRDTTVAALGLSAAGEQYVDFQPDTSDGPYLEDGDVIRADQTEVTVPFSQLLESSLELINQIDPAKLRSAVDNLKIALYDEDGTNDLSVIFDSGGTIFAKLYTALPETTKFIQNAGTIFKTTAQIQPDLGTTVAGLSSLVNSAAASDQELRELLDRGPSQFTSLAGSINQLTDPITDVTKQFVDIAEQGALRAPALATLFPAIRDASVKSLTMFHDGAWWAFGSVYPRPSCNYPVTPRRPTQILELTIPTNLYCVTEDPRQQIRGSANAPRPPGDDTAGPPPGYDPNARTVPLDK
- a CDS encoding MCE family protein encodes the protein MSWFRRSFRDNRRVWFGVIGAVVIVALLLGVTALATAHLGKKTLTGDFAQAGGIRPGDKVRVAGIDVGEVTDTELAGQHVAITMKVDSDVRVTSNGSAEIKMSTLLGQRYIDVSLGDSPEDAPDGHIAKTAVPYDLQRTIEAGAPILTGIDDRTLSESIRTLNRQLAGVPAITEPTFEALTQMSKVITNRKDQINQLIADTKTITNIVNDNQAQLAVIVGQGRDLTQKIVAREELVTRMLDGIAELTEQATAVAGENANQFAPIMANLNTITQGLEKNRNNLRKLLEILPVTARLTNNVIGDGPYANGYLPWGIFPDNWLCLARVVDGC